Proteins co-encoded in one Zonotrichia albicollis isolate bZonAlb1 chromosome 30, bZonAlb1.hap1, whole genome shotgun sequence genomic window:
- the LOC102065445 gene encoding olfactory receptor 14J1-like, with protein sequence MSNSSSISHFLLLPLADTRQLQLLHFCLLLGISLAALLGNGLIISAVACGHHLHTPMYFFLLHLALSDLGSICTTVPKAMHNSLWDTKDISYSGCAAQLFFFVFFFSTEIFLLTIMCYDRYVSICKPLHYGTLLGSRACAHMAAAAWASAFLNALLHTANTFSLPLCHGNVLGQFFCEIPQILKLFCSKSYLRELGLLVFSVSLGFGCFVFIVFSYVQIFRIVLRIPSEQGQHKAFSTCLPHLAVISLFVSTAAFAYLKPPSISSPSLDLALSVLYSVVPPALNPLIYSLRNQELKAALWTLIIGWFQKP encoded by the exons atgtccaacagcagctccatcagccacttcctcctgctgccattggcagacacacggcagctgcagctcctgcacttctgcctcttgctgggcatctccctggctgcccttcTGGGCAatggcctcatcatcagcgccgtagcctgcggccaccacctgcacacgcccatgtacTTCTTCCTGCTCCActtggccctcagcgacctgggctccatctgcaccactgtccccaaagccatgcacaattctcTCTGGGACACCAAggacatctcctactcaggatgtgctgcacagctctttttttttgtgtttttcttttcaacagAGATTTTCCTCCTGActatcatgtgctatgaccgctatgtgtccatctgcaaacccctgcactacgggaccctcctgggcagcagagcttgtgcccacatggcagcagctgcctgggccagtgcctttctcaatgctctgctgcacacagccaatacattttccctgcccctgtgccatggcaatgtgctcggccagttcttctgtgaaatcccacagatcctcaagctcttctgctccaaatcctacctcagggaacttgggcttcttgtgttttcagtttctttaggttttggttgttttgtgttcattgttttctcttatgtgcagatcttcaggattgtgctgaggatcccttctgagcagggacagcacaaggccttttccacctgcctccctcacctggctgtgatCTCCCT GTTTGTCAGCACTGCAgcatttgcctacctgaagcccccctccatctcctccccatccctggatctggccctgtcagttctgtactcagtggtgcctccagccctgaaccccctcatctacagcctgaggaaccaggagctcaaggctgcattGTGGACACTGATCATTGGATGGTTTCAGAAACCTTGA